One region of Phragmites australis chromosome 18, lpPhrAust1.1, whole genome shotgun sequence genomic DNA includes:
- the LOC133898611 gene encoding uncharacterized protein LOC133898611, whose amino-acid sequence MAQREVERAALATERAQLTMAWRVFDSRLAMEDEQHAMEEGRKALEEARAEAAYGRHRGSRSAGAGASTRAKPTGGARASRHGDGGGDSGSGSRVGPADAAAEVGMAEAAAVSGPADAAAEARGEPSAQPAPGQPADPLPVAIESVRVTVERLGAAVDGEVAQLVAERATLATERAQPTTAWRAFESRLVTVRTANEEEQSAMKEARAEAARERKFLEDTRAEVAREREVLENTRAEVARELEDAACLEEASRQQVKLAAGHAPDASSSGTVGGQGLEEQLRVAKEQLEAAFVARASLQHMLEDTLRQMRRSMVRAGLGRLVVETKGDGPGRFVLGFQQEFSLPDGNIEESALSNIQARIASFLMTEVVSSKEKMVAKS is encoded by the exons ATGGCGCAGCGAGAGGTGGAGCGTGCCGCCCTGGCCACAGAGAGAGCGCAGCTTACCATGGCTTGGCGCGTTTTCGACTCCCGCCTTGCCATGGAGGACGAGCAGCACGCCATGGAGGAGGGCCGGAAGGCCTtagaggaggcccgcgcggag GCTGCCTACGGGCGCCACCGAGGTTCAagaagcgccggcgccggcgccagcacCCGAGCCAAGCCAACCGGCGGAGCCAGGGCAAGCAGACACGGCGATGGAGGCGGGGACAGCGGAAGCGGCAGCCGTGTcgggccagcggacgcggcggccgaggtaGGGATGGCAGAAGCGGCGGCTGTGTCGGGGCCAgcagacgcggcggccgag gcTCGTGGGGAACCCAGCGCccaaccggcgcccggccagcctgcCGACCCCCTCCCGGTTGCGATCGAGAGTGTCCGGGTGacggtcgagcggctgggcgcggcggtggacggggAGGTGGCACAGCTTGTGGCGGAGCGCGCCACGCTGGCCACGGAGAGGGCACAGCCTACGACTGCTTGGCGCGCCTTCGAATCTCGCCTCGTCACGGTGCGCACCGCCAACGAGGAGGAACAAAGTGCCATgaaggaggcccgcgcggaggcCGCGCGGGAGAGGAAGTTTTTGGAGGACACCCGTGCGGAagttgcgcgggagcgggaggttTTGGAGAACACCCGTGCAGAAGTTGCGCGGGAGCTGGAAGACGCCGCCTGCCTGGaggaggcgtcgcggcagcag gtgaagctggccgccggccatgcaCCCGACGCCAGCTCTTCTGGCACggtcgggggccaggggctcgaggaacAGCTGCGGGTCGCGAAGGAGCagctcgaggctgcctttgtcgCGCGGGCCAGCCTACAACATATGTTGGAGGACACACTCCGGCAGATGCGGCGGTCCATGgtgagggccggccttgggcgactcgtcgtggAGACAAAGGGCGACGGTCCCGGCCGATTCGTCCTGGGAttccagcag GAATTCAGTTTACCAGATGGTaacatcgaggagtctgcactctccaacattcaAGCACGGATCGCCTCATTCTTAATGACTGAAGTCGTATCTTCGaaag AGAAGATGgttgccaaatcctga
- the LOC133899788 gene encoding cytosolic sulfotransferase 5-like: MATACKGGGKGEAMTLGEGDESPMTNDVFPDNFAEIVASLPQGPPCPVFPSLRLYRGFWYPEGALMILPKVHASFNKLGTDILFASFPKTGTTWLKALGFATARRSVHSPFDGGHPLLSNISHDCVKFIDNLKFLDDDDTAPAAPRLLGTHLPYSLLPKRATADGSGCRIVYITRDPKDTLVSLWHFEARVQTTAEEGTAQHPTAAAAAEFEEAFEQYCQGRCGLGPQWEHAREYWEASKRRPGNVLCLRYEEMLQDPAGNLKKMAEFMGCPFSAAEEEAGVVRAIIELCSLDKQRRLAVNKTGAYRTKNLMTIDNKHFFRKGVPGDWRNHMTPEMAARLDGIVEEALKGSGFTFGNTK, from the coding sequence ATGGCGACGGCCTGCAAAGGAGGAGGGAAAGGTGAAGCCATGACGTTGGGCGAGGGTGATGAGTCCCCCATGACCAACGACGTCTTCCCGGACAACTTCGCCGAGATCGTCGCCTCTCTTCCCCAAGGGCCACCTTGCCCGGTGTTTCCTTCCCTCCGTCTGTACCGCGGGTTCTGGTACCCTGAGGGCGCCCTGATGATCCTCCCGAAAGTCCACGCCTCCTTCAACAAGCTCGGCACAGACATCCTCTTCGCGAGCTTCCCCAAGACCGGCACCACCTGGCTCAAGGCCCTCGGTTTCGCCACCGCGCGCAGGTCCGTGCACTCGCCGTTCGACGGCGGCCACCCGCTCCTCTCCAACATCTCCCACGACTGCGTCAAGTTCATCGACAATCTGAAGTTCTTAGACGACGACGATACGGCGCCGGCCGCGCCGCGTCTCCTCGGGACGCACTTGCCCTACTCCCTCCTCCCGAAACGCGCCACGGCGGACGGCTCCGGGTGCCGGATCGTGTACATCACCCGGGACCCCAAGGACACGCTGGTCTCCTTGTGGCATTTCGAAGCCCGTGTACAGACGACAGCAGAGGAGGGCACAGCTCAGCATCCgacagcagcagctgctgccgAGTTCGAGGAAGCGTTCGAGCAGTACTGCCAAGGCCGTTGCGGGTTGGGCCCGCAGTGGGAACACGCCCGTGAGTACTGGGAGGCGAGCAAGAGAAGGCCGGGGAACGTGCTGTGCCTTAGGTACGAGGAGATGCTGCAGGACCCGGCAGGCAACCTGAAGAAGATGGCGGAGTTCATGGGGTGCCCGTTCTcggcagcggaggaggaggccggcgtgGTGCGCGCCATCATTGAGCTGTGCAGCCTGGACAAGCAGAGGAGACTGGCGGTGAACAAGACCGGAGCTTATAGGACCAAGAACTTGATGACGATCGACAACAAGCATTTCTTCAGGAAGGGGGTGCCGGGGGACTGGAGAAACCACATGACGCCGGAGATGGCAGCGAGGCTGGACGGCATCGTAGAGGAGGCACTCAAGGGATCAGGATTTACCTTTGGCAACACCAAGTAA